The following are from one region of the Phycisphaerales bacterium genome:
- a CDS encoding STAS domain-containing protein — MTTDWSDDIVLANLADEPALSDEMGTILDRIKGLEGADTMPNVVLDFSNVTYINSSNIAQLLQLRQALEPAGRQLRLVAVQGDVLEVMRTTGLDRVLSFSPDMLTALASVQIDHED; from the coding sequence ATGACAACCGACTGGTCGGACGACATCGTGCTGGCCAACCTGGCCGACGAGCCCGCGCTCAGCGACGAGATGGGCACCATCCTCGATCGCATCAAGGGCCTCGAAGGCGCCGACACGATGCCCAACGTCGTGCTCGACTTCTCGAACGTCACCTACATCAACAGCTCCAACATCGCCCAGTTGCTCCAGCTCCGCCAGGCGCTCGAGCCCGCCGGCCGCCAGCTCCGACTCGTGGCCGTCCAGGGCGACGTCCTCGAAGTCATGCGCACGACCGGCCTGGACCGCGTGCTGAGCTTCTCGCCCGACATGCTCACCGCCCTGGCAAGCGTCCAGATCGACCACGAGGACTGA